The proteins below come from a single Halomonas binhaiensis genomic window:
- a CDS encoding NAD(P)/FAD-dependent oxidoreductase produces the protein MTAVSSFATPASWYRDSVAVDLAPCTPLKGDVRADVCVIGAGITGCSAALHLAERGYRVVILEAYDVGHGASGRSGGQILPGLGTDIATVEQALGHSAAKDIWEMSREAVRLTAELVERHQIPCDLSWGYLHAAVKPRHVKELREYQQRMARDYDYQALEWREGDALREHVVTDAYPAALWESEAGHLHPLNYTLGLARAAQQAGVVIHSESPVVDIRQGRPASVVTRQGRVTADQVIVATNAYGNGLVPQLSGRIMRCANYMIATAPMTPEQAALVLPKNDALSDANFVLDYYRLSADRRLIYGGEVSYDGNPPKGLDSRIDNKIRHLFPVLDNIAIEYRWGGDIAITLNRAPDFGRLDNNLYYAQGYSGHGMAMAGLAGKLLSETIAGQSERFDIFAAMPHRHFPGGRWLRTPLLVLATNFYKLRDRL, from the coding sequence ATGACTGCTGTATCGTCGTTCGCGACTCCTGCCTCCTGGTACCGTGATTCCGTTGCGGTCGACCTGGCCCCCTGTACTCCTCTGAAAGGTGATGTTCGAGCCGATGTCTGTGTGATCGGTGCCGGCATCACGGGCTGTTCTGCCGCATTGCACCTGGCCGAACGAGGCTATCGTGTCGTTATCCTTGAGGCCTACGACGTGGGTCACGGTGCTTCTGGCCGCAGTGGTGGCCAGATCCTGCCTGGCCTGGGAACGGATATCGCCACGGTTGAACAGGCGCTGGGCCATTCGGCCGCCAAGGATATCTGGGAAATGAGCCGGGAGGCGGTACGCCTCACCGCAGAACTGGTCGAACGCCATCAGATTCCTTGCGATCTTTCCTGGGGCTATCTGCATGCTGCGGTCAAGCCTCGCCATGTCAAGGAGTTGCGCGAATACCAACAGCGCATGGCGCGTGATTATGACTACCAGGCTCTGGAATGGCGTGAAGGGGACGCCTTGCGTGAGCATGTGGTCACGGACGCCTATCCGGCTGCGCTGTGGGAGAGCGAGGCAGGGCACCTGCACCCCCTCAACTACACACTGGGATTGGCCCGCGCGGCTCAACAGGCTGGTGTGGTCATTCATAGCGAAAGTCCTGTCGTCGACATCAGGCAGGGGCGTCCTGCCTCCGTGGTGACTCGCCAGGGTCGAGTGACGGCCGATCAGGTCATCGTTGCCACCAATGCTTATGGCAACGGACTGGTGCCACAGCTTAGTGGGCGCATCATGCGCTGTGCCAACTACATGATTGCAACGGCTCCCATGACACCGGAACAGGCTGCCCTGGTGCTGCCGAAGAATGATGCCCTGTCGGATGCCAACTTCGTTCTCGATTACTACCGCCTGTCGGCTGATCGCCGCCTGATCTATGGCGGGGAAGTGAGTTATGACGGAAACCCACCAAAAGGCCTGGATTCGCGCATTGATAACAAGATCCGTCACCTGTTCCCGGTGCTCGACAATATCGCCATCGAGTATCGCTGGGGCGGCGACATCGCCATCACGTTAAACCGTGCACCGGATTTCGGCCGTCTGGACAACAACCTCTATTACGCCCAGGGCTACTCCGGTCATGGCATGGCGATGGCCGGACTGGCCGGCAAGTTGCTGTCCGAAACCATTGCCGGACAAAGCGAGCGGTTCGATATCTTCGCCGCCATGCCACATCGGCACTTTCCCGGTGGGCGCTGGTTGCGCACTCCGTTACTGGTACTTGCCACTAATTTCTACAAGCTGCGCGACCGCCTGTGA
- a CDS encoding LysR family transcriptional regulator, with product MKPQRPSPSPVTDFDIRLLRVFKTVAECGGFSAAEGELGISRSAISLHMGDLEKRLGLKLCKRGRGGFALTEEGHEVLQGARRLLAGLEAFRTEVNALHHNLRGELNIGITDTLVSYPEMRITHSLARLKAEGPGVRINIHMDPPGEIARAVLDGRLHVGVVPEVNLPTSVETLALYGEHSSLYCGCEHPLFHAAEPEPAELAQWDAVVPSYPLPESGREALAWLTGTATASDREGAAFLILTGAYLGYLPDHQAAAWVAEGRLRLLCAGKAGYSTPFVAITRRDRSPHRVLEAFLQVLTKEPSR from the coding sequence ATGAAGCCCCAGCGTCCATCTCCGTCTCCGGTCACCGATTTTGATATCCGCTTGCTGCGAGTGTTCAAGACCGTAGCGGAGTGTGGCGGATTTTCCGCTGCGGAAGGGGAGCTTGGTATCAGCCGCTCTGCGATCAGTCTACATATGGGCGACCTGGAAAAACGTCTGGGACTCAAGCTGTGCAAGAGAGGGCGAGGCGGCTTTGCCCTGACCGAAGAAGGGCACGAAGTGCTGCAAGGGGCTCGCCGGTTGCTGGCTGGCCTCGAAGCCTTCCGTACCGAGGTCAATGCCCTGCATCACAATTTACGCGGCGAGCTCAACATTGGCATCACTGACACTCTGGTCAGCTATCCGGAAATGCGTATTACCCATTCCCTGGCTCGGCTCAAGGCAGAAGGACCCGGAGTGCGCATCAATATCCACATGGATCCACCAGGGGAGATCGCCAGGGCCGTGCTCGATGGGCGCCTGCATGTCGGAGTGGTGCCGGAAGTCAATCTGCCTACCAGTGTGGAGACGCTGGCGCTCTATGGTGAGCATTCGAGTCTCTATTGCGGCTGTGAGCATCCTCTGTTCCATGCTGCAGAACCTGAGCCAGCCGAGCTGGCGCAATGGGATGCGGTAGTGCCGTCGTATCCACTTCCAGAGTCTGGACGTGAAGCGCTTGCCTGGCTGACAGGCACCGCGACGGCCTCCGACAGGGAAGGGGCCGCGTTTCTGATTCTGACCGGAGCCTACCTGGGATACTTGCCAGATCATCAAGCGGCTGCCTGGGTGGCAGAAGGGCGTCTGCGCCTGCTCTGTGCTGGAAAGGCAGGCTATTCGACGCCATTTGTTGCCATCACTCGCCGCGATCGTAGCCCTCACCGGGTGCTGGAAGCCTTTTTGCAGGTATTGACGAAAGAGCCCTCCCGATAG
- a CDS encoding HesA/MoeB/ThiF family protein, translated as MSQPMNDRQLLRYSRQIMLPQVDIEGQQRLLDGHALIIGAGGLGSPVVLYLAAAGVGQLTIADADEVEISNLQRQIAHHEADLGVNKAASAAASAQALNSDCRIHVVKRFLNDAELLEAARQADVVLDCTDRFSSRYAINAACMEAGVPLVSGAAIRFSGQVAVFDPRDAQSPCYACLYPPNDQGDEALSCAESGVIAPLVGMIGSFQALEAIKLLARSGSPHGGLSTFDGLSGEWRHFRLAKDPACPVCNSRPL; from the coding sequence ATGAGTCAGCCTATGAATGATCGGCAATTGCTGCGTTACAGCCGCCAGATCATGTTGCCCCAGGTGGATATCGAAGGGCAGCAGCGCTTGCTCGATGGTCATGCATTGATTATCGGGGCTGGTGGCCTGGGCTCACCGGTAGTGCTGTATCTGGCCGCAGCAGGTGTCGGACAACTGACCATTGCTGATGCGGATGAAGTGGAAATCTCCAACCTCCAGCGCCAGATCGCCCATCATGAAGCGGATCTGGGCGTCAACAAGGCCGCATCAGCGGCCGCATCAGCACAGGCATTGAACTCCGATTGTCGAATTCATGTGGTGAAGCGTTTTCTCAATGACGCAGAACTGCTCGAGGCAGCTCGACAGGCCGATGTGGTACTGGATTGCACCGATCGCTTTTCCAGCCGCTATGCCATCAATGCCGCTTGCATGGAGGCGGGAGTACCCCTGGTATCTGGCGCAGCAATCCGCTTTTCCGGGCAGGTCGCGGTATTCGATCCACGTGACGCACAAAGCCCTTGCTATGCCTGCCTGTATCCCCCGAATGACCAGGGCGATGAGGCATTGTCCTGTGCCGAGAGTGGTGTCATCGCACCGCTGGTCGGCATGATCGGCAGCTTCCAGGCGCTTGAAGCCATCAAGCTGCTTGCCAGGTCAGGCTCCCCCCATGGCGGACTATCCACTTTCGATGGCTTGAGCGGTGAATGGCGTCACTTTCGCCTGGCCAAGGATCCCGCCTGCCCAGTGTGCAACAGCCGTCCATTATGA
- a CDS encoding Lrp/AsnC ligand binding domain-containing protein, which translates to MTTMKSKSRSLDRIDLKILRCLQDNARISYVDLATQVGLSTTPCLERVKRLERAGVIRGYKAILDPRKLKANLLVFVEISLETQSPAVFDEFRRAVSKLPQIQECHLVSGQFDYILKCRIPEMSAYRQLLGDVVLTLPGVKESKSYVVMEEVKEDFTLHVPDIEEFEGK; encoded by the coding sequence ATAACCACAATGAAAAGCAAAAGTCGCTCACTCGATCGTATTGATCTCAAGATTCTGCGTTGCCTGCAGGACAATGCTCGTATCTCCTATGTTGATCTTGCCACCCAAGTAGGACTTTCCACCACTCCCTGTCTGGAGCGCGTCAAGCGTCTGGAGCGTGCGGGCGTGATTCGTGGCTACAAGGCCATTCTGGATCCGCGCAAGCTCAAGGCCAACTTGCTGGTGTTCGTCGAGATCAGTCTCGAGACGCAGTCGCCGGCGGTATTCGATGAGTTTCGCCGGGCGGTCTCCAAGCTGCCGCAGATACAGGAATGCCACTTGGTATCCGGCCAGTTCGATTACATCCTGAAGTGTCGTATTCCTGAGATGTCGGCTTATCGTCAGTTGCTGGGAGATGTCGTCCTGACATTGCCGGGCGTCAAGGAGTCCAAGAGTTATGTGGTGATGGAAGAGGTCAAGGAGGACTTTACCCTGCATGTTCCCGACATCGAGGAGTTCGAGGGTAAATGA
- the prmC gene encoding peptide chain release factor N(5)-glutamine methyltransferase, translating into MRIDVLLARAAARLQQAGSETPRLDAEVIATHVLEVDRTWLYTWGDRTMDVLARARFEALVGARAEGQPVAYLTGEREFWGLALETSRATLIPRPDTETLVEAALARAETATGALLDLGTGTGAIALAFASERPGWRVEGLDLSPEAVALATRNAKRHGLQAVFRVSDWFAALSDTENFELIVSNPPYIDVADPHLGQGDVRFEPSSALVAADGGLADLRRIAQGAQCHLVPNGWLLVEHGYQQGPVVRELLEASDYADVKSLLDLAGNERVTVGRYQAPSLP; encoded by the coding sequence ATGCGCATCGATGTGCTGTTGGCCCGGGCGGCAGCGCGCCTGCAGCAGGCAGGCTCGGAGACGCCACGGCTTGATGCGGAAGTCATTGCGACCCATGTGCTGGAGGTCGATCGAACCTGGCTCTACACATGGGGTGATCGCACGATGGATGTGTTGGCCAGGGCGCGTTTCGAGGCCTTGGTGGGGGCCCGTGCCGAAGGCCAGCCTGTTGCCTACCTGACCGGTGAGCGGGAGTTCTGGGGACTGGCGCTGGAGACCTCCCGTGCCACTCTGATTCCACGCCCGGATACGGAAACACTTGTGGAGGCCGCTCTGGCTCGTGCAGAGACGGCGACAGGAGCCTTGCTGGACCTCGGCACCGGCACCGGCGCCATCGCTTTGGCGTTTGCCAGTGAGCGCCCAGGCTGGCGCGTTGAAGGGCTGGACCTTTCACCCGAAGCCGTGGCGTTGGCAACCCGCAATGCCAAGCGTCATGGACTGCAGGCAGTGTTTCGCGTTAGTGACTGGTTTGCCGCACTGAGCGATACCGAAAATTTCGAGCTGATTGTCTCCAACCCCCCCTATATTGATGTAGCGGACCCTCATCTCGGTCAGGGTGATGTGCGCTTCGAACCGTCTTCTGCATTGGTCGCTGCCGACGGAGGGCTTGCTGACCTGCGACGTATTGCGCAAGGTGCGCAGTGTCATCTGGTGCCGAATGGATGGCTGCTGGTGGAGCATGGCTATCAGCAGGGTCCTGTCGTACGTGAACTGCTGGAAGCCAGTGATTATGCGGATGTCAAAAGCCTGCTGGATCTGGCGGGGAATGAAAGAGTGACGGTTGGACGGTATCAGGCGCCCAGCCTGCCCTGA
- the prfA gene encoding peptide chain release factor 1: MKASLRQRLDAFVERFEELAALLSDPDVISEQARFRDYSREYSELESLVETWRQYRNVEEDIATAELMAEDADVEMRELAQLEREEGKERLEALDSELKRLLVPKDPDDGRNVFLEVRAGTGGDEAALFAGDLFRMYSRYAENQGWKVEVVSASHGEQGGYKEIISRVKGDGAYARLKFESGAHRVQRVPATESQGRIHTSACTVAVMPEADEVTDVDINPSDLRVDTFRSSGAGGQHVNTTDSAIRITHLPTGVVVECQEERSQHKNRAKAMSLLAARLKQAAQDSQRQEQADARRSLVGSGDRSERIRTYNFPQGRVTDHRINLTLYKLSEVITGDGLDEVIEPLIHEFQAEQLAALQQEV, encoded by the coding sequence ATGAAAGCTTCCCTGCGTCAGCGTCTTGATGCCTTCGTCGAGCGTTTCGAAGAACTTGCTGCACTGCTGTCAGATCCTGATGTCATTTCTGAGCAGGCACGGTTTCGTGATTATTCACGCGAGTATTCCGAGCTCGAATCGCTGGTCGAGACATGGCGCCAGTATCGGAACGTCGAGGAAGACATCGCGACGGCGGAGCTGATGGCAGAGGACGCGGATGTAGAAATGCGTGAACTAGCCCAGCTGGAACGTGAAGAGGGCAAGGAGCGTCTGGAAGCCCTGGATAGCGAGCTCAAGCGCCTGCTGGTTCCCAAGGATCCTGATGATGGGCGTAATGTCTTCCTTGAGGTACGTGCAGGAACGGGAGGCGACGAGGCTGCGCTGTTTGCCGGTGATCTGTTCCGCATGTATTCCCGTTATGCTGAAAATCAGGGCTGGAAGGTCGAGGTGGTCAGTGCCAGTCACGGTGAGCAAGGCGGCTACAAAGAGATCATTTCTCGGGTCAAGGGCGATGGGGCTTATGCCCGACTCAAGTTCGAGTCCGGAGCTCATCGTGTCCAGCGAGTACCGGCGACTGAGTCCCAGGGCCGTATCCATACCTCTGCCTGTACGGTGGCGGTGATGCCGGAAGCAGATGAAGTCACAGACGTGGATATCAATCCTTCCGACCTGCGTGTGGATACCTTCCGTTCCAGTGGGGCTGGAGGCCAGCACGTCAACACGACCGATTCGGCGATTCGTATTACCCACCTGCCTACCGGAGTCGTGGTGGAATGCCAGGAAGAGCGCAGCCAGCACAAGAACCGGGCCAAGGCAATGTCGTTGCTGGCGGCTCGCCTCAAGCAGGCGGCCCAGGACAGTCAGCGTCAGGAGCAGGCCGATGCGCGCCGCTCTCTGGTTGGCTCAGGTGATCGCAGCGAGCGTATCCGTACCTACAACTTCCCTCAGGGCCGGGTAACAGATCACCGCATCAACCTGACGCTGTACAAGCTTTCTGAAGTCATCACCGGCGATGGCCTGGATGAAGTCATCGAACCGTTGATCCATGAGTTCCAGGCCGAACAGCTGGCAGCGTTGCAGCAGGAGGTCTGA
- the hemA gene encoding glutamyl-tRNA reductase: MTLLALGINHRTAAVEVREKVAFGPSQLDIALKELRALPRVREAAVLSTCNRTELYCVTDEAGERDVLDWLGRFHALPPEELLSCAYHYVDGEAARHLMRVAVGLDSMVLGEPQILGQIKDAYQAARTAKGLGGELERLFQHTFAVAKQVRTETSIGKNPVSVAYAAVSLASRIFDDFSKARALLIGAGETIELVARHLHEAGVKTITVANRTKERASQLAEEFNGQAISLDGIPVALEEADIVISSTAAPLPILGKGMVERALKRRRHRPVFMVDIAVPRDIEPEVSELGDVFLYTVDDLQEVIEENRRHRQVAANQAEALIESGVAHWFQERRIRSAGDVIREVRAKGDVLRNEAEQQALARLANGEAPEKVIQRLAHQLTNRLLHQPTLSLRSAAAQERQELLDAAAELLLGDDEREH; the protein is encoded by the coding sequence ATGACCCTGCTTGCCCTTGGCATCAACCATCGTACCGCTGCCGTCGAGGTGCGCGAGAAAGTGGCCTTTGGTCCTTCGCAGCTCGATATTGCGCTGAAAGAGCTCCGTGCCTTGCCCAGAGTGCGAGAGGCAGCCGTGCTGTCTACCTGCAATCGCACCGAATTGTATTGTGTCACTGATGAAGCCGGTGAGCGCGACGTTCTGGATTGGCTGGGGCGCTTTCATGCCTTGCCGCCGGAAGAACTGCTTTCTTGCGCCTATCACTATGTCGACGGAGAAGCCGCACGACACCTGATGCGTGTAGCGGTGGGACTGGACTCCATGGTCCTCGGTGAGCCTCAGATTCTGGGTCAGATCAAGGATGCCTATCAGGCTGCTCGCACGGCCAAAGGACTCGGCGGTGAGCTGGAGCGCCTGTTCCAGCATACCTTTGCTGTGGCCAAGCAGGTACGTACCGAGACGAGCATTGGCAAGAATCCTGTCTCGGTGGCTTATGCAGCGGTCAGCCTGGCTAGCCGCATCTTCGATGATTTCTCCAAGGCCCGTGCCTTGTTGATCGGAGCCGGGGAAACGATCGAGCTGGTTGCCCGCCATCTCCATGAGGCAGGCGTCAAGACCATCACTGTCGCCAACCGCACCAAGGAACGAGCCAGCCAGCTGGCGGAAGAGTTCAACGGTCAGGCCATTTCTCTGGATGGCATTCCGGTGGCGCTGGAAGAGGCCGATATTGTCATTTCTTCTACAGCGGCACCTCTGCCCATCCTCGGCAAGGGGATGGTCGAGCGCGCGCTCAAGCGTCGTCGCCATCGCCCGGTGTTCATGGTCGATATCGCCGTGCCGCGGGATATCGAGCCTGAGGTCAGCGAATTGGGTGATGTATTTCTGTATACCGTCGATGACCTGCAAGAGGTCATCGAAGAGAACCGACGTCATCGCCAGGTCGCAGCCAACCAGGCCGAGGCATTGATCGAAAGTGGCGTCGCTCACTGGTTTCAAGAGCGCCGTATCCGCAGTGCCGGCGATGTCATTCGGGAAGTGCGGGCCAAGGGCGATGTTCTACGCAACGAGGCCGAACAGCAGGCTCTGGCGCGCCTGGCCAATGGCGAGGCACCAGAGAAAGTCATTCAGCGTCTGGCTCACCAGTTGACCAATCGTCTGCTCCATCAGCCCACCCTGTCCTTGCGTAGCGCTGCTGCGCAAGAGCGTCAGGAGCTGCTTGATGCAGCCGCTGAGCTATTGCTTGGCGACGATGAGCGCGAACATTAG
- a CDS encoding tetratricopeptide repeat protein, whose protein sequence is MPSNTRIRQLTGPLTSLTLAALLCGCQGLSISSADAQPKDPMVNAPPITRGLDAEGLSLLLTAEMAGQRGDFRRATEGYLKAAERYHSPALVKRATFAARFTDDPELLERAARRWQTLAPETTAAAELLGSLASIRGDWSEALQQKIIAIDARERSDITRFVDTALASGADPSAMDSILREALVSPPASKPVRLDLELALSLTETAQGQLKNAQQRLARLGKTADDMPQRWLATSRLNLEQDNPQAARQAAKRGLDLAPQDALFLLLLAQADIRMGNLAAAEKSTDALLAERGDTPELRIGLARLYFSEGHTAPVKHLLLPLVGDPDAPSATYLLLASIAEEEGDIDNALLYYRQVPEGPNYLLSRQAASLMLTADGRLQDARDFLRSERQHHDESYTGLVIIEAQLLDDEGLGEDADTLLERELARTPEDSDLRYFYAMRAWQNGDMDTSESELRRLVEQEPDNATALNALGYTLADSGSPDELDEAEALIQRAYKLDPQSAAIQDSLGWVAYRRGDLTTALRWIEQAWNTLPDQEVAAHLIEVLWDLGQHERAQEILGVAREQFPNHPYIDELLERRPEITP, encoded by the coding sequence ATGCCCAGTAACACGCGCATTCGACAGCTGACGGGCCCCCTGACTTCCCTGACGCTCGCTGCCTTGCTCTGCGGCTGCCAGGGCCTATCCATTTCCTCCGCTGATGCTCAACCCAAGGATCCAATGGTGAACGCGCCGCCTATCACCAGAGGACTGGATGCCGAAGGCCTTTCTCTCCTGTTGACGGCAGAAATGGCCGGGCAGCGTGGTGACTTCCGACGAGCGACAGAAGGCTATCTAAAAGCTGCAGAGCGCTACCATTCTCCGGCATTGGTAAAACGTGCCACATTCGCCGCCCGCTTCACCGATGATCCCGAATTGCTTGAGCGGGCAGCACGCCGCTGGCAAACCCTTGCCCCTGAAACCACTGCAGCGGCAGAACTGTTGGGTTCCCTGGCATCGATTCGCGGTGACTGGAGCGAGGCCCTGCAGCAGAAGATCATTGCAATTGATGCGCGCGAACGCAGCGATATCACTCGCTTTGTTGATACCGCTCTCGCCTCTGGAGCGGACCCAAGCGCCATGGACAGCATTCTGCGCGAAGCGCTGGTATCACCTCCCGCCAGCAAGCCTGTACGGCTCGATCTCGAACTGGCGCTATCTCTGACCGAAACAGCCCAGGGCCAGTTGAAGAACGCCCAACAGCGCCTGGCGCGCCTGGGCAAGACCGCTGACGACATGCCCCAGCGCTGGCTGGCCACCTCGCGCCTGAACCTAGAACAAGACAACCCACAGGCAGCACGTCAGGCAGCGAAGCGTGGTCTCGACCTGGCGCCGCAAGACGCCCTCTTTCTCTTGCTGCTGGCCCAGGCCGATATCCGCATGGGTAACCTCGCAGCCGCTGAGAAAAGTACCGATGCCCTGCTCGCCGAGCGGGGTGATACACCCGAGCTCAGGATAGGCCTGGCCCGTCTTTATTTCAGTGAGGGACACACCGCACCGGTCAAACATCTGCTGCTACCTCTGGTCGGCGACCCCGATGCTCCCAGCGCGACCTATCTGTTGCTGGCCTCCATCGCGGAAGAAGAAGGTGATATCGACAACGCCCTCCTCTATTACCGTCAAGTACCCGAAGGCCCGAACTACCTGCTTTCCCGTCAGGCAGCTTCGCTCATGCTGACCGCCGACGGGCGCTTGCAGGACGCCCGAGACTTCCTGCGCTCGGAACGCCAGCACCATGATGAATCCTATACCGGACTGGTGATTATCGAGGCTCAACTGCTCGACGACGAGGGACTTGGCGAAGATGCTGACACGCTGCTTGAGCGTGAGCTGGCACGCACCCCCGAGGACAGCGACCTGCGCTACTTCTATGCCATGCGAGCCTGGCAGAATGGCGACATGGATACTTCGGAGAGCGAACTTCGCCGACTGGTCGAGCAAGAACCGGACAATGCCACTGCCCTCAACGCACTCGGTTATACCCTTGCCGATTCAGGCTCGCCAGATGAGCTTGATGAAGCAGAAGCCTTGATCCAGAGAGCCTACAAGCTGGATCCTCAGAGCGCCGCCATCCAGGATAGCCTCGGCTGGGTTGCCTATCGTCGAGGCGACCTGACCACCGCTCTACGTTGGATCGAGCAGGCCTGGAACACCCTTCCTGACCAGGAAGTGGCTGCCCACCTGATTGAAGTCTTGTGGGACCTGGGACAACACGAACGCGCCCAAGAAATTCTCGGCGTGGCACGCGAGCAGTTCCCGAACCATCCTTATATAGATGAATTGCTGGAACGACGCCCCGAGATCACCCCTTGA
- the lolB gene encoding lipoprotein insertase outer membrane protein LolB, with protein MIKTLRLSAAALCISVLAGCAAPAATNKAATERTAGLWEQQMAEVKAFDSWTLTGKVGLRTPEETNSANLDWLQTPYYYRLLVTGPLGAGRSTLEGREGRFSLTNSEGRFEAETPEALMEQRLGWSLPVSQLTTWVRGLPVEGQPHTSTEDNLGFPATLSQDGWKIDYRGWMNVDGVWLPNRMVMTYGDIRATLVVNQWQAGEGSE; from the coding sequence ATGATCAAGACGCTACGACTTTCTGCTGCTGCCCTGTGTATCTCCGTGCTAGCAGGCTGTGCCGCACCAGCTGCGACCAACAAGGCTGCCACTGAGCGCACTGCCGGCCTGTGGGAACAGCAAATGGCAGAGGTCAAGGCTTTCGACTCCTGGACCTTGACCGGAAAGGTGGGTTTGCGAACGCCCGAAGAAACCAATAGCGCCAACCTCGACTGGCTACAGACACCTTATTATTACCGTCTGCTCGTCACGGGTCCGCTTGGTGCCGGTCGCAGCACCCTGGAAGGTCGCGAGGGTCGTTTCTCATTGACCAACAGCGAAGGCCGCTTCGAGGCCGAAACGCCGGAAGCCCTGATGGAACAGCGACTCGGCTGGTCATTGCCGGTATCCCAGCTGACGACATGGGTTCGTGGCCTGCCCGTGGAAGGACAGCCTCATACTTCCACCGAGGATAACCTTGGCTTCCCCGCCACGCTGTCCCAGGATGGATGGAAGATCGATTACCGTGGCTGGATGAATGTGGATGGCGTCTGGCTGCCTAACCGCATGGTCATGACCTACGGTGACATTCGAGCCACTCTGGTGGTCAATCAATGGCAAGCAGGCGAAGGCAGCGAATAA
- the ispE gene encoding 4-(cytidine 5'-diphospho)-2-C-methyl-D-erythritol kinase — protein MLSSHQSDVDGFTLPAPAKLNRMLHIIGRRDDGYHELQTLFQFLDHGDSLHFYLRNDDSIVLHGDLEGVKPQDNLVYRAAALLQRVSGSRQGVTIRMDKRLPVGGGLGGGSSDAASTLAGLNALWHLGLSNEKLAELGLTLGADVPVFVRGYAAWAEGIGEHLTPVELDSSWFVVVHPGVSVSTPEVFNAPELTRDSPPITMARALKGGASNWRNDCEPTVRQRYPEVAHALEWLKARAPSMLTGTGACVFATLGSESGARRLMSELEAAHPGWHAFIAQGLNRSPLLDALNA, from the coding sequence ATGTTGTCCAGCCACCAGTCCGATGTAGATGGCTTCACCCTGCCAGCTCCAGCGAAGCTGAACAGGATGCTGCATATCATCGGACGCCGCGACGACGGCTATCATGAGCTGCAAACCCTGTTCCAGTTCCTTGACCATGGTGACAGCCTGCATTTCTACCTGCGTAACGATGACAGCATCGTGCTGCACGGAGACCTGGAGGGCGTCAAGCCACAAGACAACCTTGTCTATCGTGCTGCCGCCCTGCTTCAGAGAGTCTCTGGCTCGCGCCAGGGCGTGACGATCCGTATGGACAAGCGACTTCCCGTGGGAGGCGGCCTCGGCGGAGGCAGCAGCGATGCCGCTTCTACCCTGGCAGGACTCAATGCCCTGTGGCATCTGGGGCTTTCCAATGAGAAGCTGGCCGAGCTGGGGCTGACCCTGGGTGCCGATGTTCCCGTGTTCGTCCGCGGATATGCAGCCTGGGCTGAAGGCATTGGTGAACACCTGACCCCAGTGGAACTGGACTCCTCCTGGTTCGTGGTTGTTCACCCTGGAGTATCCGTCTCGACACCTGAAGTATTCAATGCTCCAGAATTGACACGAGACAGCCCCCCTATTACCATGGCGCGCGCACTCAAGGGGGGAGCGTCGAACTGGCGCAATGATTGCGAGCCAACTGTCAGGCAGCGTTACCCTGAAGTGGCCCATGCTCTGGAGTGGCTGAAAGCCCGGGCGCCGTCCATGTTGACGGGCACCGGTGCTTGTGTCTTTGCCACTCTAGGCAGCGAGTCTGGAGCCCGACGCTTGATGAGCGAGCTCGAAGCAGCCCATCCCGGCTGGCATGCTTTCATCGCGCAGGGTCTTAATCGTTCTCCTCTCTTGGACGCCCTGAATGCCTAG